GTGTACCGGCTGGCGAGAGGCGGCGTCTATTTGCTCAATGGTACAATTAAAGATGTTGGCGTTCCTATTCGAATTGTTGCGGCTAAGGGTAACGGTCCCAAGCCGCTTCTTATCATGACTGCTGATGAAAGTGGTGAATCGTCGCGCTATTTCAGACCTGGCGAAGATGGCGAATGGAGAGGTTTGTACATTTCCGGAATTGACAATTTGGGAAATCAGACAGGGAAAAACACCTGGCGCATTGGCAAAGAAGACGGCAGATACGTTATTGACAACTGCATTGCCGATGGCGATGCACAAAGTTTCATTCGCATGGATGCTGATGGGCAAAAATTATTTATTACAAATTCCATCTTTTCAAATTCTTTCCGTTTATCATCACCCGGCAATGGACGTTTTTTGGATACTCGCGGCAATACGCAGGACACGATTTTTGTACAAAATTGTACATTTTTTAATGGTACGGGAGATGTGCTCCGAAATGGCGGCGGCATTGTAAAATATATCGTATTTGACCATGTTACCATTGAAAAAGCAATTGGATTGAATAATGATTTTGAATTCAATCGCAACGTGTATTGTCAGTTTACAAACAATCTACTCCATGATATGGGCTGGGAAGGAAGAGATTTGATGTCGGTGGATTCGATCAGTGGATGCATCATGCCGGTCGATTCGCTTAATGCCCCGGAAATTGCCACCGAAGAACAAAGAAAGTACATCATGAAAAATAATGTCATGGGCTGGTCTCCGGAAATCAGAAACTGGATCGAAAGCAAAGATTCCTTGCAATTGTATCCCTGGACAGATGCGCCAGGAGAATTCTTTTTCTCCAATTTTTCCAACTTCATGTTTGAAAATAACATAATCGAAGATGTCGTATTTTCGGACGGCCCTGATGCCACATTACATCTCGCTTATATAGAACACAGATATAATGATAATTACCTCAATAACAATAATCCGGATATTCGATTAGATCGCAACGGGGTGGGAACATTGACTGACAATCCCGAAACATTCGGGCCGGCGAGTGATGAATATGATTTTGATTACGCCGACACGTTTGCGGCTTACACTCATGCAGTGGGCGGATTTCCTGTTGGCGATTTGAACTGGTTCCCGGCGAAGAAGGCGGAATGGGAAGCGGCGGGAAGCCCCATGACAGGCGTGCATCCGGTGAATAAAATGAATACACCGGCTCAGTTCGAATTGGAACAAAATTTTCCCAATCCGTTCAATCCCACGACTTCGATCGTTTACCAATTGAATACTGAACAAGCTGTGACACTGGGTATTTACAACATGCTGGGTCAAAAAGTCCGCACACTGGTCAGCAATCAGGTTCAGACCGCAGGTTCCTACAAAGTGCAGTGGGACGGTTGTAACGAGGTTGGTGTTTACGCGCCGAGCGGCGTCTATTTTTACAGATTGCAGGCAGGCGATAAAATTCAGTCGCGTAAGATGCTGTTAATCAAGTAATTAGTGCTGAATGATTGCCGCGAGATCCATTTGATTGAAACATCGATTGACAAAAACTTTAATTGGGCGGTGGCGCTTTTTGGTTGACACCGCCCGATTAAAAATTTCGAATCCTTTTAGTGAATGAATTTTAATTACATTCAATGGAGCGAATAATGAAGCGATTAATTTTCACATT
This Calditrichota bacterium DNA region includes the following protein-coding sequences:
- a CDS encoding T9SS type A sorting domain-containing protein translates to MKRNFTIVTLVVLGFFLTLGMFADLLAQDTLDVAQGYETLNVAVESDTVSPNPNRVYRLARGGVYLLNGTIKDVGVPIRIVAAKGNGPKPLLIMTADESGESSRYFRPGEDGEWRGLYISGIDNLGNQTGKNTWRIGKEDGRYVIDNCIADGDAQSFIRMDADGQKLFITNSIFSNSFRLSSPGNGRFLDTRGNTQDTIFVQNCTFFNGTGDVLRNGGGIVKYIVFDHVTIEKAIGLNNDFEFNRNVYCQFTNNLLHDMGWEGRDLMSVDSISGCIMPVDSLNAPEIATEEQRKYIMKNNVMGWSPEIRNWIESKDSLQLYPWTDAPGEFFFSNFSNFMFENNIIEDVVFSDGPDATLHLAYIEHRYNDNYLNNNNPDIRLDRNGVGTLTDNPETFGPASDEYDFDYADTFAAYTHAVGGFPVGDLNWFPAKKAEWEAAGSPMTGVHPVNKMNTPAQFELEQNFPNPFNPTTSIVYQLNTEQAVTLGIYNMLGQKVRTLVSNQVQTAGSYKVQWDGCNEVGVYAPSGVYFYRLQAGDKIQSRKMLLIK